The genomic DNA GTCACAACACGTACTGCCAATTGAGTATAAGCTAAGCCAGCTCAAGCGTGTTGCGCCGGCCTCTTGCGGCCCAAACTGGACCTTCGCGCTCTCTCCAGAGAAGGTTGGCTTAGGGCCCAAAAGGACCGTTTCGAAGTGTATGAAGGCTACTTACGCAATCACGTCGAAGCTGGAGTTTTTCGCGGTTGTTGTCCGCGAAAAATATATTAAAATCTGTATCGCCTTATTGCCACGTTCACTGAATGCATATGTTGCGTGGGATTTTTCAATGCCTCTCAATAATATGCCATTGGAGACAAGAAAATGAGTGCTATCAATGTACCTGGTGACTTCGACACTATCGCACTAGCGCTCGCGGCAGTGGACCCCAACATACCGAATACTATCACTTTGGGGGACGGCTACGGCCCCGAAAACGTGGCGATAAGTATAAACGACATTACCATCACAGGGCCAGCGTCTGCAGAAGGCATAGTGCTAACTGTTCAAGATGGTATTACGGGTTTACTTCTTGGTGGCACTGCACCGATCAATGTCTTTGACTTGGTGGGCAACGACAACAATATTGCTGGTAAGGCTTATCCCTTTTAGTCCGGTTGCCCCACATGTTGACGCGGCGCAGAACCTCGCCCTTGTGGCTTGAGAGGCGGATCGGATCAGTTTGTAACATCTGGTGGGTTTATGGGGCGTGGCTTTTGCCGTGAACAAGGGCCTTCAGGCGCGCTGTTCAACAAAATCACGATATGTCGCTGGGCCAATACCAACACCGATCCCCAGCAGCGTGTCGAAGGCGCTTCGCATGTGTCGCCGTCGGTTCCAGCGGAACACAAATTCGTCGAGATAGCGTTGCAGATGGCATTTTCTGAGGCCGTGGAAGACGCCTTTTGCCCACGTTTTTAGGTTGGAGAACACGCGGTGGACCCAGTGGAGTATGTCATGTGCCTTCTTGCCGCTGACGACCTTCGCCTCATGCGTGTTTGCAGGGGGATTTTCGTAACCTAGCCAGCCATCCGTGATGACGTGAGCGCCAGGCTCTACAGCCTGACCAATGAACCCGTGTAGCGTCTTTGATGCGCCGTCGGGAATGTGTTTCATCCTGATACGGCGCGGATGTCCGTCTCTTGATAACTCGACGGCGCAGACGACAAACATCTTTCCGACCGGGCTCCGCCCACCCTTTGGCCGGTCCTCGGGATCATGCCGGGACCGGAACGGAATCTCTGTTTCATCGATCTCGACAAGGTCTTTCAGGGGGTTGCGGTCAGGGTTGACCATCGACCGCCGCAGCTTTTGCAAGAGGAGCCACGCCGTCTTGTAGCTGCCAAGGCCAAGTTGCGCCTGAAGTTGCAGCGCTGACATGCCGTTGGAATGGCTGGTGATGATGTGCGCGGCAAGAAACCAAATTCGCAACGGCAAATGGCTGCTGTGCATCACCGTGCCAGCCGTCACGGATGTCTGCCGTGCGCAACCGGCACATTCCCAAGTCGCGCGATTTCGCTTTAACGGCCAGCCCTTGCAGGTGCCACAGGAAGGACACACAAAGCCCTCAGGCCAACGATGTTCCGCCAGATAATGCGAACACGCTTCCTCATCAGAAAACCTGGCGTCGAACGCCGGGCGGGACATGGGTTTGTCGTTTTTCCATCTGGCTGGCATGGGTAGAACAATACAAGAACATTGTAGATTGGCAAGCCGCTTCACACTACATCAGGTGCCGCCGGAGCAAAGGGGATAAGCCTTATTGCTGGTAATGATGGGGACAATACGATCACCGTAACTGGTGGTCTGGACACCATTAGTGGCGGATTGGGCGACGACCGCGCGTTCATAGACTATAGTCAGGCGACAACGGTCGCTATCACAGGAACCGCGTCTACCATTGCCAGCAGTCTTGGCACGACTGCGATGTCGGGTTTTGAACATTACACTGTGCTGACTGGGCCTAGTGCTGATACTCTGACTTTTGGCAGTGGCAATAACTATCTCGATACCGGAGAGGGTGTCAGTACCATCGTACTTGGGAACGGCGATAATACAGTTTTGAGCGGTGACGGTGCTGATACGATCACGGTCGGTACTGGAAGTAACAAAATTGCTGCCGGGGACGGCGTCAACACGATCGTAGCCACGGGCGTCGGATTTGGTAATAATATAATTAGCGGTGGCACTGGTGCTGACACGATCAGCGTTGGTCATGGGAACAACCACATTTCTGGAGGCGAAGGCGTCGACACTGGCCTCGATACGATTGTGGCTGGTAATGGTGACAACTGCATCGATGGCGGCGATGGTGCCAACAATACTATCACGGTCGGTGGAGGGAATAATTACCTGCTTGGCGGTGATGGCGTCGATGTGATTACAGCTGGTAATGGGAACAATTTCATTGATGCCGGGGAGGGGCTGAACGCTGTCACTGCCGGGAGTGGCGACAATTATATTGTCGTTGGCGATCTCAACGACGTGGTTACCGCTATGGGTGGTGAAAATAATGTCCAGACGGGCGATGGTACAAACGCGGTAACGACGGGCACTGGTGACGATGTTGTCGAAACAGGCATCGGCAACGACACTGTCACCGTCGGCACCGGGAAAAACATCGTTAAGGTTTTCGGTGGTGCCGACGTCTTGACTGCTGGGGCTGATCATGACCGGCTCATCGTTGATTACGCTGCTTATGACACGACTGTTGTCAGTGCTCTTACAGGTTTTGCAACCTATGGTGGTACAATTGGCGATGTGACCCTTACGAATTTCGAGGAATTTCACGTAACGACCGGCAGCGCCGACGACACCATCGAAACCTTTGATGGTGCTGACGTTCTGGATGGTGGGGCTGGGGCGGACACTCTGACCTCTGGTGAGGGAAATGACGTCATTTACGGTGGCGACGGCGATGTGGTTGATGGCGGCGAAGACGTAGGTGATGCCGACTTTGACGTTCTGGTTGTGGACGACTTGGGATTCACAGACATTGTTTACGATTTATCTGCTGATCCGACAGCTACAGAGTCAGAAGTCGGCGCGGTTAATCAGTACGATGTCGAAGGTGGAACCTTGCTTGGTTCAATGGCCTTTACTGGCATCGAAAATATCCAAATTGGAGATAAAACAGTTACGACGCCTGAGGATACGCAGCTGGATGGCGATCTCTTTCTGCCGGATCCGACCGTTACCCAAACTGTGACATCTTTCACGGTGGGCAATAATACCATAATCGTCGGTAATACGGCGGAGCGTCCAGAGGGCGACCTGACGATCAATTCCGACGGCAGCTACACATTTGTGCCAACACTGAATTATCATGGGCCTGGGCCAGTAATTAACTATACTTTCGAAACCGTGCAAATCATCGGTGGACAGAGTACCACTGAAACCGCCCCCCTCATCATCGAAGTTGAGTCCGTTGAAGAGGTTCTCCCAGAATGCCTCACTCCTGTTTGTTTTGTGCAGGGCATGCTGATCGCGACTGCAAACGGCGAGGTACCTGTCGAAGGCTTGCGCGTCGGCGACCTTATCCAAACCATTGACCGAGGATATCAACCAATTCGCTGGGTAGGCAGCAGCTATCTGAGCGCCCGGGAGCTTAATGAAAACGAAAATCTGCGTCCTATCCGTATTTCCAGGGCTGCGGTCAGCCCTGGAAATGGGACTGGCGAGTTGATCGTGTCACCGCAGCACCGTCTTCTGATTGCGTCCAAAGTGGCTGAGCGGATGTTTGGCAACACGGAGGTCTTGGTTGCGGCCAAGCAACTTCTGGCGATTGACGGGGTCGATATAGCCGATGATTTTGGAGATGTAACTTATTATCACATGCTCTTTGATCAGCATGAAATTGTCTTTGCAGAGGGGATTCCTTCGGAAAGTCTTTATCTTGGTTCAGAGGCGCAAAAGAGCCTTAGCGCCACCGGTAGGGAGGAAATTGTGGCCTTGTTTCCCGAACTGCTTTTACTGACCTTTAAGCCAAAGTCTTGCCGACCAATAATCCAAGGCAAACGGGCCAGAAAACTGGCCGTCCGTCTTTCCCATAATAGTAAGCCTCTTTTGGATGAGCGACGTGCGTATGCCTGAATTCAACGTCTAAGAGTCTAATTCAAAACTATTTGAGCGATTTCAGTTTTTGCAAGATGTCGTGTGACGCGTCT from Octadecabacter antarcticus 307 includes the following:
- a CDS encoding IS1595-like element ISOan10 family transposase; the protein is MPARWKNDKPMSRPAFDARFSDEEACSHYLAEHRWPEGFVCPSCGTCKGWPLKRNRATWECAGCARQTSVTAGTVMHSSHLPLRIWFLAAHIITSHSNGMSALQLQAQLGLGSYKTAWLLLQKLRRSMVNPDRNPLKDLVEIDETEIPFRSRHDPEDRPKGGRSPVGKMFVVCAVELSRDGHPRRIRMKHIPDGASKTLHGFIGQAVEPGAHVITDGWLGYENPPANTHEAKVVSGKKAHDILHWVHRVFSNLKTWAKGVFHGLRKCHLQRYLDEFVFRWNRRRHMRSAFDTLLGIGVGIGPATYRDFVEQRA
- a CDS encoding Hint domain-containing protein gives rise to the protein MTAGADHDRLIVDYAAYDTTVVSALTGFATYGGTIGDVTLTNFEEFHVTTGSADDTIETFDGADVLDGGAGADTLTSGEGNDVIYGGDGDVVDGGEDVGDADFDVLVVDDLGFTDIVYDLSADPTATESEVGAVNQYDVEGGTLLGSMAFTGIENIQIGDKTVTTPEDTQLDGDLFLPDPTVTQTVTSFTVGNNTIIVGNTAERPEGDLTINSDGSYTFVPTLNYHGPGPVINYTFETVQIIGGQSTTETAPLIIEVESVEEVLPECLTPVCFVQGMLIATANGEVPVEGLRVGDLIQTIDRGYQPIRWVGSSYLSARELNENENLRPIRISRAAVSPGNGTGELIVSPQHRLLIASKVAERMFGNTEVLVAAKQLLAIDGVDIADDFGDVTYYHMLFDQHEIVFAEGIPSESLYLGSEAQKSLSATGREEIVALFPELLLLTFKPKSCRPIIQGKRARKLAVRLSHNSKPLLDERRAYA